The following nucleotide sequence is from Flavobacterium sp. N1736.
AATTAGATAAAGTTGCCGAAGCTGCGGCGTTAATCAATAGTGCAAAAAAACCTTTTATTGTTTTTGGTCAGGGAATTATTCTCGGTCAGGCCGAAGAACAGCTAAAAGCTTTTATTGAAAAATCAGGAATTCCGGCTGCATGGACAATTTTAGGACTTTCGGCTTTGCCAACAGAGCATCCTTTAAATGTAGGAATGTTGGGAATGCACGGAAATTACGGACCAAATTTATTGACAAACGAATGTGATGTTTTAATCGCTTTGGGAATGCGTTTTGATGATCGCGTTACTGGAAAATTAGCTACTTACGCTAAACAAGCCAAAGTAATTCACTTTGAAATTGATCCTGCAGAAGTTGATAAAAACGTAAAAACAGAAGTTGCCGTTTTAGGAGACGTAAGAGAAGCTTTGAATGCTTTATTGCCATTAATTGATGCAAAATCACATGATTTGTGGCATAACGAATTTAAGGAATTGCATAAAATAGAAGTAGAATCTGTTATAAACGAAGAATTAAATCCAACAAACGGCAAAGGAATTTCAATGGGAGAAACCATGGAAATGATTAACAAACACTCAAAAGGTGATGCAATTATTGTTTCAGATGTTGGTCAGCACCAGATGTTTGCCTGTCGTTATGCTAAATTTAATTCGACCAAAAGTAATATTACTTCCGGAGGTTTAGGAACAATGGGATTTGCGCTTCCTGCTGCAATTGGAGCAAAAATGGGAAGACCGGATCGTGAAGTTGTTGCTATTATTGGCGATGGAGGTTTCCAGATGACAATTCAGGAATTGGGAACTATTTTCCAGACTAAAGTACCGGTAAAAATTGTGATTTTAAATAATGAATTTTTAGGAATGGTGCGCCAATGGCAGGAATTGTTTTTTGATAACCGATATGCCTCAACAAAAATGATCAATCCAAATTTTGTTGCAATTGCCGAAGGATATCATATTAAATCTAAAAAAGTAACTCAAAGAGAAGATTTAGATGCCGCTGTTGCAGAAATGATGGCTTCAAAAGATTCTTATTTCTTGGAAGTTATGGTAGAAAAAGAAAACAATGTTTTCCCAATGATTCCAACAGGAGCATGTGTTTCTGAAATTAGATTAAGCTAAAAAGTTTCATGTTTCAAGTTTAAAGTTTCAAGTTCTCAGCAACATGAAACTTTAAACCTGAAACAAAAAAAAACTAAAAAACAAAATGGAAGATAAAACATTTACCATATCGGTATATTCAGAAAATAATGTAGGATTGTTGAATAGAATATCAGGAATATTCTTAAAGCGTCACATTAATATATTAAGTCTAAACGTTTCAGAATCAGAAATAGAGAATGTTTCAAGATTTATCATTGTAGTAAATACAACAGAGAAATGGGTTCAGAATATCGTTGGACAAATTGAAAAACAAATTG
It contains:
- the ilvB gene encoding biosynthetic-type acetolactate synthase large subunit; amino-acid sequence: MKISGAEAVIRCLLEEGVDLVYGYPGGAIMPVYDELYKFQDQLHHVLVRHEQGATHAAQGYARATGKVGVAIATSGPGATNLVTGIADAQIDSTPMVCITGQVGKHLLGSDAFQETDIIGISTPVTKWNYQITEASEIPEIIAKAFYIARSGRPGPVLIDITKNAQFDEFEFSYEKCTSIRSYVPVPKLKLDKVAEAAALINSAKKPFIVFGQGIILGQAEEQLKAFIEKSGIPAAWTILGLSALPTEHPLNVGMLGMHGNYGPNLLTNECDVLIALGMRFDDRVTGKLATYAKQAKVIHFEIDPAEVDKNVKTEVAVLGDVREALNALLPLIDAKSHDLWHNEFKELHKIEVESVINEELNPTNGKGISMGETMEMINKHSKGDAIIVSDVGQHQMFACRYAKFNSTKSNITSGGLGTMGFALPAAIGAKMGRPDREVVAIIGDGGFQMTIQELGTIFQTKVPVKIVILNNEFLGMVRQWQELFFDNRYASTKMINPNFVAIAEGYHIKSKKVTQREDLDAAVAEMMASKDSYFLEVMVEKENNVFPMIPTGACVSEIRLS